The following is a genomic window from Streptomyces sp. BHT-5-2.
TGATGGCGACCATCGAGGTGCTGCTCTACCGGCTGTTCAAGCGCCGCGGCTGGCTGTGAGCGGGGGCCGGGGGCCGCGGTTGCTCAGGCGAACTCCGGCGCGGCGGCGGCCGGCCCGCCCAGCGCGTTCCGCCGCTCGGGCATCGCGAGGCTGACCATCCGCCGCCAGCCGAGCAGCCGCTCGTAGCCGTAGAACGCCAGGATCCCGGCCCTGATCAGTGCCGATCTGGTCCGGGACCAGCCCAGGATGCGGCCCATCCGCGCCATCACGGCCAGGCCGACGTCCCGGTGGACGGCGATCTCGGCGAGCGCGGACTGCCGCAGGGTCCGCTGGATGGCGCGTCCGTGACCGGCCCGGGCCAGCCGCAGCAGCTCCTCGTGGCAGTACGCGAGGTGGTTCTCCTCGTCGTGGCAGATCATCCGGACCGCCCGGCCCAGCTCGGGATGGTCGCCGAAGTACTTCCGGAGCAGCAGCATCTGCTCCGCGGCGCGCTGCTCGGTGACCCGGCTGTGCGCGAGGTAGGTGACGATGTCCCGTTCGCCCAGCGGCTCTTCGCGGCGGAGCTTGTCGTGGGCCAGTCCGATGCCGCGCCGCTCCAACAGCATGGTGTAGTCGGTGGCTTCGGGAACCTCGACGGGCGTCAGGCCGCGCCGGCGGAGCAGGGCGCGGAAGATCCGGCCGTGCTTGTCCTCGTCGGCGCCGTGCCGGGCGACCTTGGGCGCCAGGTCGCCGTGGGACGCCGGCAGCAGTGCGGCGATCCGCCCGTTCTCCCAGCCGCCCTGGGCCTCCCCGCTGGCCGCGATGGAGCAGAAGAGACGGTAGGAGGCGTCGTTGTCGACGATCTCCTGGAACAGGCTCCTGGCCGAGAACATCAGCGTCACCTCCGAACGGACACACCCGTGCTCGGAGAGTCAAATGCCGCGTTCCGCCCCCGGCAACCGGGGGCGCGGCCCGCTGCGCCCGTTCGCCTGACGCGCGGGGCGTGAGGCCCGTAACCCGCCCGTCCCTGGGGCGTTGAGTTCCTTGACGGCCGTGGCGGGGAAGACCCCCGAGCCCCCACCACGGCCGCAGCGCTTCCCGGGCCCGGCGCCTTCCGCGCCGGGCTTTCGCGTGTGCGCGGTGCGTGGCGCTACGCCAGGCCGGACCGCTCCAGCGCCTCGGTGCCGGCGCGGAGCGCGGCCAGCCGCTCCTCCAGGGTGAAGCCGGCGGGCGTCACCGTCAGGGTGGTCACGCCGGCCGCGGCGTACGCCTGCATCCGCTCGGCGATCCGGTCGACCGAGCCGAGCAGGGTGGTCTGGTCGATCAGCCGCTCGGGGACGGCCGCGGCGGCGCCGTCCTTGTCCCCGGACAGGTACTTGTCCTGGATCTCGGCGGCCTCCTTCTCGTATCCCATCCGCCGCGCCAGCTGGTTGTAGAAGTTCTGCTTCCGGCTGCCCATGCCACCGACGTAGAGCGCGGTGTACGGGCGGAAGAAGTCGGCGAGCGCGCTGACGTTCTTGTCGTCGCCGAGGGCCAGCGGCAGGGTGGGGCAGACGTCGAAGCCGTCCATGGTCCTGCCGGCGGCCTCCCGGCCCGCCCGGAGGTGGGAGATCGCGGTCTCCTCCAGGTGATCGGCGGAGGGGAAGATCAGCAGGGCGCCGTCGGCGATCTCGCCGGTCTGCTGGAGGTTCTTGGGCCCGATCGCGGCGATGTAGAGCGGGATGTGCTCGCGCTGCGGGTGCACGGTGAGCTTCAGCGGCTTGCCCGGGCCGCCCGGCAGCGGCAGCGTCCAGTGCGCGCCCTCGTAGGAGAGCCGCTCGCGGGTCATCGCCTTGCGGACGATCTCCACGTACTCCCGGGTGCGGGCCAGCGGCTTGTCGAACTTCACGCCGTACCAGCCCTCGGAGACCTGCGGGCCGGAGACGCCGAGGCCGAGCCGGAAGCGGCCGCCGGAGAGCGAGTCCAGGGTCGCGGCGGTCATCGCGGTCATCGCGGGCGTACGGGCCGGGATCTGGAAGATCGCCGAGCCGACGTCGATCCGCTCGGTCTGCGCGGCCACCCAGGAGAGCACCGTGGCGGCGTCGGAGCCGTAGGCCTCGGCCGCCCAGCAGACGGCGTAGCCGAGGCGGTCGGCCTCCTTCGCCACCGCGAGATTGTCGGAGTCCATGCCGGCGCCCCAGTAGCCCAGGTTGATGCCAAGCCTCATGCCGCTCCCCTTACCCATCAGTAACGTCGCTGTTCCGGGGACTCTAGCGTGCGGGTGCGGCGGCCGTCACCGGTGGGCCGGAGGCCGGTCCGGGCGCGGCGGACCTGCGGTTGTCCACAGGTCC
Proteins encoded in this region:
- a CDS encoding ferritin-like domain-containing protein; protein product: MFSARSLFQEIVDNDASYRLFCSIAASGEAQGGWENGRIAALLPASHGDLAPKVARHGADEDKHGRIFRALLRRRGLTPVEVPEATDYTMLLERRGIGLAHDKLRREEPLGERDIVTYLAHSRVTEQRAAEQMLLLRKYFGDHPELGRAVRMICHDEENHLAYCHEELLRLARAGHGRAIQRTLRQSALAEIAVHRDVGLAVMARMGRILGWSRTRSALIRAGILAFYGYERLLGWRRMVSLAMPERRNALGGPAAAAPEFA
- a CDS encoding LLM class F420-dependent oxidoreductase, which codes for MRLGINLGYWGAGMDSDNLAVAKEADRLGYAVCWAAEAYGSDAATVLSWVAAQTERIDVGSAIFQIPARTPAMTAMTAATLDSLSGGRFRLGLGVSGPQVSEGWYGVKFDKPLARTREYVEIVRKAMTRERLSYEGAHWTLPLPGGPGKPLKLTVHPQREHIPLYIAAIGPKNLQQTGEIADGALLIFPSADHLEETAISHLRAGREAAGRTMDGFDVCPTLPLALGDDKNVSALADFFRPYTALYVGGMGSRKQNFYNQLARRMGYEKEAAEIQDKYLSGDKDGAAAAVPERLIDQTTLLGSVDRIAERMQAYAAAGVTTLTVTPAGFTLEERLAALRAGTEALERSGLA